One genomic window of Sardina pilchardus chromosome 15, fSarPil1.1, whole genome shotgun sequence includes the following:
- the mob3c gene encoding MOB kinase activator 3C, which produces MNLCLGQVFSKDKTFRPRKRFEPGTQRFELYKKAQASLKSGLDLRKVVQLPEGESLNDWIAVHVVDFFNRINLIYGTVSEFCCERTCPIMSGGPRYEYRWQDGDHYKRPTKLPALMYMNLLMDWIETLINNEDIFPTRIGVPFPKNFQQVCKKILSRLFRVFVHVYIHHFDVICSMGAEAHINTCYKHYYFFISEFSLIEHSELEPLKEMTEKICN; this is translated from the exons aTGAACCTCTGCCTTGGGCAAGTGTTCAGCAAAGATAAGACGTTCAGGCCGCGGAAGCGCTTCGAGCCTGGCACGCAGAGGTTTGAGCTGTACAAGAAAGCCCAGGCCTCGCTCAAGTCCGGCCTGGATCTGCGCAAAGTGGTTCAGCTGCCTGAAGGCGAGAGCCTCAACGACTGGATTGCGGTGCATGTGGTGGACTTCTTCAATCGCATCAACCTCATCTACGGCACGGTCAGTGAGTTCTGTTGCGAGCGCACCTGCCCTATAATGTCCGGTGGCCCGCGCTACGAGTATCGCTGGCAGGACGGTGACCACTACAAGAGACCCACCAAGCTGCCTGCGCTGATGTACATGAACCTGCTCATGGATTGGATCGAGACGCTCATCAATAATGAGGACATCTTCCCCACaagaatag GTGTTCCCTTCCCAAAGAACTTCCAGCAGGTGTGCAAGAAGATCTTGAGCCGACTGTTCCGAGTCTTCGTTCACGTGTACATCCACCACTTTGATGTTATTTGTAGTATGGGGGCAGAGGCTCACATAAACACCTGCTACAAACACTACTACTTCTTCATCTCTGAGTTTAGCCTCATCGAACACTCAGAGCTTGAACCTCTG aaagaaatgacagaaaaaatCTGTAACTAA